In one Balaenoptera musculus isolate JJ_BM4_2016_0621 chromosome 2, mBalMus1.pri.v3, whole genome shotgun sequence genomic region, the following are encoded:
- the CFAP161 gene encoding cilia- and flagella-associated protein 161 translates to MATERLTQALCPGSLFVGEQGTMAQNLYGPGVRMGNWNEDVYLEEELMKDFLAKRDKGQLLIQRNRRLKENLLRPMQLSISEDGYIRYGDKVMLVNPDHPETEADLFLGGDLSLCMTPDEIKAHLSDELEVPCGLSAAQTKIPVGRNTFTILCAAGEVIGQVLRYGQNFRLGIAGGFADRMLYLSSDHRTLMKSSKRSWLQEVYLTDEDSYLNCWQAAFPDPQLRLEYEGFPVLANAKILINHCHTNRGLVAHRHLFLSTYFGKEAEVAAHTYLDSHRVEKPKNHWMLVTGNPRKDSSTMLDLPKPPAEDTRVLEPVAEPGGRNAPGAHACTRPM, encoded by the exons ATGGCGACGGAGAGGCTAACACAGGCGCTGTGCCCCGGAAGCTTGTTCGTGGGAGAGCAGGGGACGATGGCTCAGAACCTGTACGGTCCAGGAGTCCGGATGGGCAACTGGAACGAGGACGTCTACCTGGAGGAG GAGCTCATGAAAGACTTCTTAGCAAAGAGGGACAAGGGACAACTTCTcatacagagaaacagaagacTGAAAGAGAATCTTTTGAGACCG ATGCAGCTTTCCATATCTGAAGACGGATACATTCGCTACGGCGACAAAGTGATGCTTGTGAATCCTGATCACCCTGAGACAGAAGCTGATCTGTTTCTGGGCGGGGACCTGAGCTTGTGTATGACTCCAGATGAAATTAAAGCCCATCTGAGTGACGAATTAGAGGTGCCCTGTGGCCTGAGTGCAGCTCAAACCAAGATCCCAGTTGGCAGAAACACTTTTACCATTTTGTG TGCAGCTGGAGAGGTCATTGGTCAGGTCCTTAGATACGGGCAGAACTTTCGCCTCGGGATAGCAGGAGGATTTGCAGACAGAATG TTATATTTATCAAGTGACCACAGGACCCTCATGAAGTCGTCTAAGAGGTCTTGGCTCCAGGAGGTGTACCTGACGGATGAGGACTCCTACCTGAACTGCTGGCAGgcggccttccctgacccccagctACGCCTGGAATATGAAGGCTTCCCCGTCCTG gcaaatgcaaaaattcttatcAATCACTGCCACACGAATCGGGGGCTGGTGGCCCACCGGCATCTTTTCTTAAG TACCTATTTTGGAAAGGAAGCAGAGGTCGCTGCACACACATATCTGGATTCACACAGAGTTGAAAAGCCAAAGAACCATTGGATGTTGGTGACTGGGAATCCCCGGAAGGACTCGTCCACCATGTTGGACCTGCCTAAACCGCCGGCGGAGGACACCCGAGTCCTGGAGCCGGTGGCGGAGCCGGGAGGCAGGAACGCACCTGGTGCGCATGCGTGCACTCGTCCGATGTAG